From Streptomyces sp. SCSIO 75703:
CGGCGAGGGCCGGGCGGACCGGCATCCACTCGAAGTAGGCCCGCTTGGCGGCGGCCTGCCGGTCCGGCCAGGCGCCCTCTGCGCCCTCCGTGTGGTTCTCCGCGCCGCCCGCCCAGGTGTCGTTGGCGAACTCGTGGTCGTCCCAGATCGCCACCACCGGCGCCGCGGCGTGCAGCGCCTGGAGGTCGGGGTCGGTCTTGTGGCGAGCGTGCCGGGCGCGGTAGTCGGCGAGGGTGAGGATCTCGTGGGCGGGGGTGTGGGGGCGGACGACGGTGCCGCGGGTGCCGTAGTCGCCGGTGCCGTACTCGTAGAGGTAGTCGCCCAGGTGGAGCCAGGCGTCCAGGTCGCCGCGGGCCGCGAGGTGGCGGTAGGCGGAGAAGTAGCCGGCCTCCCAGTTGGCGCAGGAGACCACGCCGAAGCGGAGCCCCGCGACGTTCGCGTCGGCGGCGGGCGCGGTGCGGGTGCGGCCGGCGGGGGAGTCGGTGCCGCCGGCGGAGAAGCGGTACCAGTAGTCGGTGGCGGGGGCCAGGCCGCGCACGTCGGCCTTGACGGTGTGGTCGCCGGAGGCGGTCGCGGTGACCGTCCCCCGGGCGACGATCCGGGTGAACGCCCGGTCCGCGGCGACGGTCCAGGCGACCTCGGTATCGGGTCCGGCGCCCGATCCGGGCAGCGCCTCCGGGACCGGGGTCACCCGGGTCCACAGCAGCACGCCGTCGGGCAGCGGGTCGCCGGAGGCCACGCCGTGCAGGAAGGCGGGGGCCCGGCCGGCGGCGCCGGCCGGGAGGGCGGCGGCGAGGGGGGCCGCCAGGACGGCGCCGGCCGCGGCGGCCTTGACGACGGTGCGGCGGCTCGGGATCCCGCGACCGGTGGGGTCGCTGGGACCGGTGGGGTTCGTGGGGTCGATGTGGTCTGATGATCTGCGTCGACTGGTCACGGGCCATCAGATTACTGACGGGTACGCCAACGGGCGGGCGAAAGGGGGAAGTTCGCCCGCCCGCCGGTGCGAAGTGGCCGGGGCGTCACCGCCCGGCCGGCTCAGCCCGGGGTCACTTGGTGACGCCGGCCTCCTTGAGCGCGGCCTGCCATCCCTCGACGCTGCCCGGGTTCTCGATCACCTTGTCGTTGATCTTGACGGTCGGGGTCGACTCGACGCCCTCGGCGTTGTCGAAGGACTTGCTCATCCGCATCGCCCAGGCGTCGTAGGTGCCCTTCTCCAGGTCCTCCTGGAACTTCTTGTTGTCCTTGAGGGCATCGACCGTGTCGGCCACCTCGATCAGGTAGGAGTCCTTGGCGAACTCGTCGGTCGACTCCGAGGGGTGGTACTTCTCGGAGAACAGGGCGGCCTTGTACTCCAGGAAGGCGTCGGGGCCCACGTTCAGGGCGGCGCCGAGCGCGCTGAGCGCGTTCTTGGACCCGTCACCGGTGAGGTTGTTGTCCAGGAAGGTGCCGATGGTGAAGGAGAGCTTGTAGTCGCCGTCCTTCATGCCCTTGTTGACGGTCTCGCCGAGGCCCTGCTCGAAGGAGGCGCAGGCCGGGCAGCGCGGGTCCTCGTAGAGGTGGACCACGTTGTCCGTGGTGGAGTCGCCGAGCAGGACGGTGGTGCCGTCCTTGCCCGAGGTGTTGGCGGGCGCCACGACCTTGGCCTCGGCCGCCGCCTCCCACGCCGAGGGCTTGTTGCCCTGCACGACCGCGTAGCCGATGCCGCCGGCTATCGCCAGCACGCCGACGATGGAGCAGGCCACGACGATCTGGCGCTTGACCTTGTCGCGCTTGGCCTGGCGCTCGCGCTCCAGGCGCAGCCGCTCACGCGCCGCCGTCTTCGCCGACTGACTGTTCCGCTTGCTCATGGTGGTGTTCTCTCCGGGGACGCGCACACGGGCGTGTGCGGGGTGGTCGAAAGGGGGTCTGCGGTGCTCGGAAGGTCACGCGAAGGCGACCGAGCACGGCGGACCCCGCCGTCCCAGGCAGTGGGTGCGGATCAGCTCGCGGGCGAGGGCCGGCAGCCCCGGCGCGGGGGCCGGGCGGCCGGGCGCCGGGGTCTGCCGCACGGCGACGGCGGCCACGGCGACCAGCAGCGGCCGGAAGGTGGTGGCGGCCACGGCGCGCAGCAACTGGGCGAGCGCCCGCTCGCCCCGGCGCAGCCAGGCCGCCGCGAGCAGCCCGACCCCGACGTGCGCGCCGAGCAGCAGCCAGGCGGTGGCGGGGTCGGCGTGGGCGAGCAGGGCCGCGAGCCGCTCGCTCTCGGCCCCGGTCACCCGGGTCAGCGGGGAGGCGCCGAGCGCCCCCAGACCGGTGCCGTCGCCGCACAGCACGTCGAGGCCGACGGAGCGCAGCGGGCCGGCGACGGGGCCGCCCACCGGTCCGTAGCACAGGTGCTGACCGGTGGTGAAGACCGTGTCGGCGGCCAGCTCCAGCGGGACCAGCAGGGCGGCGATCCGCCCGAAGCCGCGCTCGCGGCCGGCGAGCGCGTAGGCCGTGACGAACACGGCGGCGGTGACCGCCGCCACCGTGCGCACCGGCAGCGGGACCCCGGACAGCAGCACGTGCGACGCGGTGCCGAGCGTCACGACGAGTGCCGTGAACAGCGCCGCGCGCGCGAGTCTGAGGGGGGTCCCGGAAATGTCCATATCGAGGTCCGAGTGTGTCATGCGGGCCGGTAAGAGGCCCCTAAAGGCTTCCTGTGACTTCTGTGAGGCGGGCCACGGTCACAGTCCGGGGATGCGGCCGTTGCGGATGAGGCCGGCGAAGATCTGGTGGTCGGCCCGCGCGCGGGCCCCGTAGGAGTGGGCGAAGTCGACCAGGAGCGGGGCGAAGCCCTCCTCGTCGGCCGCGATCGCCGCGTCGATGGCCCGCTCGGTGGAGAAGGGCACTGGGGACTTTCCGGACCGGTCGTCGGCCGCCGCGTGCAGGGTGGCGGTGGCCCGGCCCAGGTCGGCGACCACCCCGGCGATCTCCTCCGGGTCGTCGATGTCGTCCCAGTCCAGGTCCACGGCGTACGGCGAGACCTCGGCGACGAACCGGCCCGCGCCGTCCAGCTCGGTCCAGCCCAGCCACGGGTCGGCGTGCGCCTGGAGGGCCCGCTGGGAGATCACCGTGCGGTGCCCCTCGTGCCGGAAGCGGTCGCGGATCGCCGGGTCGGTGACGTGCCGGGAGACCGCCGGGGTCCGGCCCTGCCTGACGCGGATCACGACGTCGTTCTCCAGGGCGTCGCTGGCGCCCTCCAGCAGGATGTCGTACGACGGCGGGCCGGCCGAGCCGATGCCGATGCCCCGGCGCCCCATGATGTCCTTGACCCGGTAGGAGTCCGGACGGGTCGGCGAGGACTCCGGCAGCGTCTCCAGGTACCCGTCGAAGGCGTCCAGCACCTTGTACCGCGTGGCCGCGTCCAGCTCGACCGAGCCGGCGCCGGGCGCGAAGCGGCGCTCGAAGTCGCGGATCTCGGTCATCGAGTCCAGCAGCCCGGACCGGGTCAGCGAGCGGGCGTCGCGCAGCACGTCCAGCAGCGGGCCCTCGGCGGTGTCCAGGGTGAGGGGCGGGACCTCGTCGCTTGCGGCGCCGGTGGCCAGCGCGTGGATCCGTGCCCGGTACGCGGCGGCGCAGCCCCGCACCAGCCCGGAGATCTGCTCGTCGGAGAGCGCCTTCGCGTACCCGATCAGCGCGACGGAGGCCGCGAGGCGCTTGAGGTCCCAGGTGAAGGGGCCGACGTACGCCTCGTCGAAGTCGTTGACGCCGAGGACGAGGCGGCCGGTGGCGTCCATGCGGGTGCCGAAGCTCCCCGCGTGCAGATCGCCGTGGATCCACACCCGGGAGGTCCGCTCGTCCAGGTAGGGGGCGTGGTGGGCGCTGCCGGTGCCGCGCGGGGCCTCCCGGTCCAGGTCGTGGTGGAAGAGGCACGCCGCGCCCCGGTGGAACGCGAAGGCCGAGGCCGCCATCCTCCGGAAGGTGACCCGGAACGCGGCGGGGTCGGCGGCGAGCTGCTCGCCGAAGGCGGTGTCGAAGACGGCGAGGATCTCCTCGCCGCGGTGCTCGTCGTCGAGCTGCGGGGCCGACATCGCCGGGTGCCTCCTGACGCGGGTGGTGCGTGACGGGTGGAGCGGAGCCTTCACGCGGACCAACGTGCGAGGGGGAACGGGAGTGCCCGTGATCCCCCGCGGGAAGGAGCGCGGGGCAGCCCCCGCGGTGTCGGTCCCGCGGCATAGACTTCGACGCTGACCCCCCGGACTGTCCGCAGCCCGTCGCCCGCAGTTCTCCCAGGAGGCCGCCCGTGTCCAAGGCGCCGTTCACGCACCTGCACGTCCACACCCAGTACTCGCTGCTGGACGGTGCCGCGCGGCTGAAGGACATGTTCGACGCGTGCAACGAGATGGGCATGACGCACATCGCCATGTCCGACCACGGCAACCTGCACGGCGCGTACGACTTCTTCCACTCCGCGCAGAAGGCCGGGGTCACCCCGATCATCGGCATCGAGGCGTACGTGGCGCCCGAGTCGCGCCGCAACAAGCGGAAGATCCAGTGGGGCCAGCCGCACCAGAAGCGCGACGACGTCTCCGGCTCTGGCGGTTACACCCACAAGACCATGTGGGCGGTGGACCGCACCGGACTGCACAACCTCTTCCGCCTCTCCTCCGACGCGTACGCCGAGGGCTGGCTGCAGAAGTGGCCGCGGATGGACAAGGAGACCATCTCCCAGTGGTCCGAGGGGATCGTCGCCTCCACCGGCTGCCCCTCCGGCGAGATCCAGACCCGGCTGCGCCTCGGCCACTTCGACGAGGCGCTGAAGGCGGCCTCCGACTACCAGGACATCTTCGGCAAGGACCGGTACTTCCTGGAGCTGATGGACCACGGCATCGACATCGAGCACCGGGTCCGCGACGGCCTCCTGGAGATCGGCAGGAAGCTCGGCATCCCGCCGCTGGTCACCAACGACTCGCACTACACCTACGCGCACGAGGCGACCGCCCACGACGCCCTGCTGTGCATCCAGACCGGCAAGAACCTCTCCGACCCGGACCGCTTCAAGTTCGACGGCACCGGCTACTACCTGAAGTCCACGGACGAGATGTACGCCATCGACTCCTCCGACGCCTGGCAGGAGGGGTGCGCCAACACGCGCCTGGTCGCCGAGATGGTCGACACCACCGGCATGTTCGACAAGCGCGACCTGATGCCGAAGTTCGACATCCCGGACGGCCACACCGAGGTCACCTGGTTCCAGGAGGAGGTCCGCCGCGGGATGGCCCGCCGCTTCCCCGGCGGCGTCCCCGAGGACCGGCAGAAGCAGGCCGAGTACGAGATGGACGTCATCATCCAGATGGGCTTCCCGGGGTACTTCCTCGTGGTCGCCGACTTCATCATGTGGGCGAAGAACCAGGGCATCGCCGTCGGCCCCGGCCGCGGCTCCGCGGCCGGCTCGATCGTGGCGTACGCGATGGGCATCACCGACCTCGACCCCATCCCGCACGGACTGATCTTCGAGCGGTTCCTCAACCCCGAGCGCGTCTCCATGCCCGACGTCGACATCGACTTCGACGAGCGCAGGCGCGTCGAGGTGATCCGGTACGTGACCGAGAAGTACGGCGCCGACAAGGTCGCCATGATCGGCACCTACGGCACCATCAAGGCCAAGAACGCCATCAAGGACTCCGCGCGCGTGCTGGGCTACCCGTACGCGATGGGCGACCGCATCACCAAGGCCATGCCCGCCGACGTCCTCGGCAAGGGCATCAACCTCGACGGCATCACCAACCCCGAGCACCCCCGCTACTCCGAGGCGGGCGAGGTCCGGGCGATGTACGAGAACGAACCGGACGTGAAGAAGGTCATCGACACCGCGAAGGGTGTCGAGGGCCTGGTGCGGCAGATGGGCGTGCACGCCGCCGGCGTCATCATGTCCAGCGAGACCATCACCGACCACGTCCCCGTCTGGGTCAGGCACTCGGACCAGGTCACCATCACGCAGTGGGACTACCCGAGCTGCGAGTCGCTCGGCCTGCTGAAGATGGACTTCCTCGGCCTGCGCAACCTCACGATCATGGACGACGCCGTCAAGATGGTGAAGTCCAACAAGGGGATCGACATCGATCTCCTCAGCCTCCCGCTCGACGACCCGACCACCTTCGAACTGCTCCAGCGCGGCGACACCCTCGGCGTCTTCCAGTTCGACGGCGGCCCCATGCGCTCCCTGCTGCGCATGATGAAGCCCGACAACTTCGAGGACATCTCCGCCGTCTCCGCCCTGTACCGGCCGGGCCCGATGGGCATGAACTCGCACATCAACTACGCCCTGCGCAAGAACGGCCAGCAGGAGATCACGCCCATCCACCCGGAGCTGGAGGAGCCGCTCAAGGAGGTCCTGGACGTCACCTACGGCCTGATCGTCTACCAGGAGCAGGTGCAGAAGGCCGCCCAGATCATCGCCGGCTACTCGCTCGGCGAGGCCGACATCCTCCGCCGCGTGATGGGCAAGAAGAAGCCGGAGGAACTGGAGAAGAACTTCGTCATCTTCCAGGCCGGCGCCCGCAAGAACGGGTACAGCGACGGAGCCATCCAGGGGCTCTGGGACGTGCTGGTCCCGTTCGCCGGATACGCGTTCAACAAGGCGCACTCGGCCGCGTACGGACTGGTCTCCTACTGGACCGCCTACCTGAAGGCCAACCACCCGGCCGAGTACATGGCCGCGCTGCTCACCTCGGTCAAGGACGACAAGGACAAGTCGGCGGTCTACCTCAACGAGTGCCGGCACATGGGCATCCGGGTGCTGCCGCCCAACGTCAACGAGTCCGAGTCCAACTTCGCCGCCCAGGGCGACGACGTGATCCTCTTCGGCCTCTCCGCCGTGCGCAACGTCGGCACCAACGTGGTCGAGTCGATCATCCGCTGCCGCAAGGCCAAGGGGAAGTACTCCTCCTTCCCGGACTACCTGGACAAGGTCGACGCCGTGGTCTGCAACAAGCGGACCACCGAGTCGCTGATCAAGGCCGGCGCCTTCGACACCCTGGGGCACACCCGCAAGGGCCTCACCGCGCAGTACGAGCCGATGATCGACAACGTGGTCGCGGTCAAGCGCAAGGAGGCCGAGGGGCAGTTCGACCTCTTCGGCGGCATGGGCGACGAGCAGGGCGACGAACCGGGCTTCGGGCTGGACGTCGTCTTCGCCGACGACGAGTGGGAGAAGACCTACCTCCTCGCCCAGGAGCGCGAGATGCTCGGCCTCTACGTCTCCAACCACCCGCTCTTCGGGCTGGAGCACGTGCTCGCCGACAAGGCCGACGCGGGCATCTCCCAGCTCACCGGCGGCGACTTCGGCGACGGCGCGGTCGTCACCATCGGCGGCATCATCTCCGGGCTCCAGCGCAAGATGACCAAGCAGGGCAACGCCTGGGCCATCGCCACCGTCGAGGACCTCGCCGGCGCCATCGAGTGCATGTTCTTCCCGGCCACCTACCAGTTGGTCTCCACCCAACTCGTCGAGGACGCCGTGGTCTTCGTCAAGGGCCGCCTCGACAAGCGCGAGGACGTGCCCCGGCTGGTCGCCATGGAACTCCAGGTCCCCGACCTGTCGAACGCCGGCACCAACGCCCCCGTGGTCCTCACCATCCCCGCCACCCGGGTCACCCCGCCCATGGTCAGCCGGCTCGGCGAGATCCTCACCCACCACAAGGGCGACAGCGAGGTCCGGATCAGGCTCCAGGGCCCGACCAAGACCACCGTGCTGCGCCTGGACCGGCACCGGGTGAAGCCGGACCCAGCCCTCTTCGGCGACCTCAAGGTGCTGCTCGGCCCGTCCTGCCTGGCCGGCTGAGCCGCGCCGACGCGAAGGGGCGCGCCCGGCATCCGGGCGCGCCCCTTCGGGCGTCTTCGGACGGTCACCGTCCGTGACGCGGTGATCAGTTGTGCCCGAAGCGCTTCTGCCGCTTGCGGGAGTCCATGTCGCCGGGGGTCACCTGCGGCGTGTGCTCGTCCGCCTCTCGGCCGGCCGGCCGGTCCTGCGGCGCGCCGCGTTCGGTCCGGGGCTGCTTACGATCACGATTCTTGTTCTTGGCCATGGTGATCTGCCTCCTGAGGGGGATCTAGGGGCCAGGGCCGCGACCAGATTCACATAACCTGACAAGAAGCGCATGTTGGACAATTACCGTGCGTGACAGGGCTGGTCGGGCCGTGCGGTGCGCACACGCCACGCCGAAGATCGAGTTCGGACACGTTAACCCCCGCACGGTCGGGCAGACTCGAAGGAAGCCCGAAGCAAACCTCCCGGAAAGAGGGTGGACCACGTGGACCGCTGCATCGTCCTGGTGGACGCCGGGTATCTGCTGGGGGCCGCCGCCAGTCTCCTCGCCGGTGAGCCGTCGCGTTCCCGCATCACCGTCGACCACACCGCCCTCGTCCAGGGACTGCGCGAGCGCGCCGAGTCGGACACCCGGCAGCCGCTGCTGCGCATCTACTGGTTCGACGGCGCCCCCGACCGCGTCCCGCAGCCCGAACACCGCCGGCTGCGCGTCATGCCCCGGGTCACCGTCCGGCTGGGCGCCCTCACCCGCAGTGACGGACGGTGGGCGCAGAAGGGCGTGGACGCCGCCATGCACGCCGAGCTGACCGAGCTGGCCCGCAACCGCGCCTGCTCCGACATCGTCCTGGTCACCGGCGACGGCGACCTGCTGCCGGGCATGATGGCCGCCAAAGAGCACGGCGTCGCCGTCCACCTGTGGGCCGTGCAGGCCGCCGACGGCGACTACAACCAGTCCGAGGACCTGGTCGCCGAGGCCGACGAACGCCGCGTCCTGGACCGGGCCTGGATCACCGGCGCCGTCCGCCCCAAGGAACTCGGCGGCGTCTGCGCCCCGCCCCCGGCGCCCCGCCCCGAGATCGCCGCGATCCTCTCCGCGCCGCTGCCCGAGTCCGCCCTCCCCGGCACCACCGAACGCCCCGCCGGGGAACGCCGCCACCCGGCCGCCCCCGCCGCCGCGCGCAATGGCACCGAGGAGCGCGTACCGCCCGCCAAGGGCGTCCCCACCCCCAAGGACCTCGCCGCGCTGCGCGCCCCCGGCGGCCACCCCGCCCCGCACCCCCCGACCGCCACCCTGCGCTGGTCCTCCGACAAGGGCTGGGTGGACCGGCCCGCGGCCGAGCCGCCCGAGGCGCTCTCCATGCCGACCCTCGCCCAGCTCACCACCGCCGAGCAGCGCTGGGCCGACCGCGAGGAGGACATCACCACCGTCGGCGGCGACCCCTACGAGGTCGGCCAGGTCTTCGCCCGCCGCTGGGTGGAACGCCTCGGCGACCAGAGTCACCTCCAGCGGCTCTCCGGCATGTACCCCCGCATCCCGCACCGCGTCGACGGGGAACTGCTGCGGTACGCGGCCCGCTTCGGCCTGCTCGCCCACAAGGACGACCAGATCGACGAGCACGACCGGTACGCCATCCGGGCCGGATTCTGGCGCGAGATCGACCAGCGCACGGCGACCGAACGCGCCCCCGCCGGCGAATGACCCCCGGGGACCCGCGACCCGTCCGGGCGGCCCCGAGGACGGGCCGGGGCGGCCGACCCCGTAGTCTCGTCCCTTGTGAGTACGCGCATCCCCCAGGCACCCCGGTCCGGCGGCGCTGCCGTGTGCCGGGTGCGCGGACTGGCCAAGACCTATCCGGCGGTACGCGGCCGGCGCGGCGTCCCCGCCGCCCCCGAGGTCCGCGCCACCGACGACGTCTCCCTGGACATCCACCGCGGTGAGATCTTCGGACTGCTCGGGCCCAACGGCGCCGGCAAGTCCACCCTCGTCCGCCAGCTCACCGGACTGATGCGGCCCGACCGCGGCCGGGTGGGCATCCTCGGACACGACATCGTGCGCCACCCCGAGCGCGCCTCCCGCCTCCTCGCCTACCTCGGCCAGGAGTCCACCGCCCTGGACGAGCTGACCGTCTCCCTCGCCGCCGAGACCACCGGACGGCTGCGCGGACTGGACGCCCGCGCCGCCCGCGCCGAGCGCGACGCCGTCCTCGACGAACTGGGCCTCGCCCCGCTCGCCGGCCGCCCGCTGAAGAAACTCTCCGGCGGACAGCGCCGGCTCGCCTGCTTCGCCGCCGCCCTGGTGGGCGAGCGGCCCCTCCTCGTCCTGGACGAACCCACCACCGGCATGGACCCCGTCGCCCGCCGCGCCGTCTGGTCCGCCGTCGACCGCCGCCGCGCCGAGCACGGCACCACCGTCCTGCTCGTCACCCACAACGTCATCGAGGCCGAGACCGTCCTCGACCGCGTCGCCGTCCTCGACCGGGGCCGCGTGATCGCCTGCGACACGCCGTCCGGGCTCAAGGAGAAGGTCGCCGGCGAGGTCCGCGTCGACCTGGTGTGGCGCGAGAGCGCCCCCCTGCACGTCCCCGAGGTCGCCGCCCTGCGCGACCGGGCCGCCGCCTCGGGCCGCCGCTGGACGCTGCGGCTCGCCCCGGAGGAGGCCCGCGCGGTCGTCGCCACCGTCACCGGCGGGGCCGCCTTCGCCGCCCTGGACGACTTCACCCTCGCCACGCCCAGCCTGGAGGACGTCTACCTGGCGCTGGGCGGCGCCGCGCGCCAGGGGCTGGTGAAGGCGTGAACACGGGAGCGGTGAGACCCCGGCCCGCCGCGTCCGTACCGGACGGGGGAAGCGCCCCCGCCCGGTGGGGGCCGGGGGAGAGCGGCCCGGCGGCGCCCGGCGCGGAGACCGGCTCGGCGACGACGGGTGAGACGACTGGTGAAGGGGAGCAGCGCGACGTGAGTGTCGTACCCGCCGATGTCCTGCCGGGCGGAGCCCTGGCCGCCGACGAGCCGGGCGCCGACGACGCCGCCGAACTGGGCCCCCGCGCCCGGCTGTGGCCGTCCCTGGCCGCCGTCTACCGGGCGCAGCTCTCGCGCGCCCGGGTCGCCCGCATCCCGCTGCTCTTCGTGGCCACCTTCCAGTCCGTCGGCATCATGATCCTCATGCGCGGCGTGGTGGACGGCGGCGAGGAGGCACGGGCCGTGGTCGCCGGCTCCTCGGTGCTGGTCGTCGCCTTCGTCGCGCTCAACCTGCTCGCCCAGTACTTCGGCCAGCTCCGGGCCAGCGGCGGGCTCGACCACTACGCCACCCTGCCGGTGCCGCCGGCCGCCGTGGTGCTGGGCGCGGCGGGCGCGTACGCGTCCTTCACCGCGCCGGGGACCGTGGTGACCGCGGTCTTCGGCTGCCTCCTCTTCGGGCTGCCGCTGACCCACCTGTGGGTGCTGGCCGCCGTGATCCCGCTGGCGGGCGCCGCGCTCGCCGGTCTGGGCGCGGCCCTCGGCCTGCTGGCGCCGCGGCCGGAACTGGCCACCCTGCTGGGCCAGCTCGGCATGTCGGCGGCGCTGCTGCTGGGCGTGCTGCCGGCCGAGCGGATGCCGGAGGCGGTCCGGTTCGCCCGCGACCTGCTGCCCTCCACCTACGGCGTGGAGGCGTTCGCGCGCACCTTCGCCGGGCGGCCCGACTGGGCGTACGTCCTCGGCGACCTCGCCGTGTGCGGGATGGTCGGCGTGCTCTCGCTGGCGGTCGCCACCTGGGCGTACCGCCGGGCGGCCGTCCGGTGACGCGCGGCACCCGCGAGTTTGGCACCATGTCCGGGTGACCGCGCCTCTGACTCCGCCGCCGCAGCCTCCGAACGGACACCCGTCGTACCCGGACGGACCGGTGCCGCCGCCGGCCGGTGACCCCGCGCCCGGCACGGCCTACGACCCCGACGGCGAACAGGACGGCCCAGGGATGCTGACCGAAGTACGGCAGGCCGTGGTGGCCGGGGTGGCCGTGGTGCTCTCCGGCGCGCTGCTCGGCGTCCTGTGGTGGCGGCTGGCCCCGACCCTGCCGCTGGTCGGCGACGAGTCCGGCGGCAACTGGGTGGTCTACGTCAAGGACTCCGAGGGCGAGCAGGCCATCGGCATCGACGCCACCTTCATCCTGCTCGCGCTCGCCTTCGGGGCCCTCTGCGGGGCCGTCGTCTTCCTGCTGCGCCGGCGCGGCGGGGTGCCGCTGGTGGTGTCGCTGGGCGTCGGCGGGCTGCTCGCCTCGCTGCTGGCCTGGCGGGTCGGGGTCTGGCTCGGGCCCACCCAGGACCTGATCGCGCACGCCCGGCAGGCCGGCAAAGGAGTGACGTTCGCGGCGCCGCTCAAGCTGCGCGCGAAGGGCGCCCTGCTGGTCTGGCCGCTGGCCGCGCTCCTGGTCCACCTCGGGCTGACCGGTCTCTTCGGCCCCCGGGACCCCGAACCGTTCCCGCCCGGTCCGACCACCCTGGGCGAGGCCCCGGGGCAGGGCCCGTACGG
This genomic window contains:
- a CDS encoding ABC transporter permease, translating into MSVVPADVLPGGALAADEPGADDAAELGPRARLWPSLAAVYRAQLSRARVARIPLLFVATFQSVGIMILMRGVVDGGEEARAVVAGSSVLVVAFVALNLLAQYFGQLRASGGLDHYATLPVPPAAVVLGAAGAYASFTAPGTVVTAVFGCLLFGLPLTHLWVLAAVIPLAGAALAGLGAALGLLAPRPELATLLGQLGMSAALLLGVLPAERMPEAVRFARDLLPSTYGVEAFARTFAGRPDWAYVLGDLAVCGMVGVLSLAVATWAYRRAAVR